One region of Thermoanaerobacterales bacterium genomic DNA includes:
- a CDS encoding sodium/solute symporter (Members of the Solute:Sodium Symporter (SSS), TC 2.A.21 as described in tcdb.org, catalyze solute:Na+ symport. Known solutes for members of the family include sugars, amino acids, nucleosides, inositols, vitamins, urea or anions, depending on the system.) — protein MQTSLGQPTTLGITFFMIFVAVSLLITYWAARRTKTTTEYYAAARSVTALQNGIALAGDYMSAASFLGIAGMVALTGFDGMIYAVGWLVGWPVLLFLIAEPLRNLGKFTFADVVAYRLRQRPIRIAAAVGSILTVLFYTIAQMVGAGTLIKLMFGLPYEAAIIIVGVVMLMYVLFGGMLATTWVQIIKAILLLGGVTVLMLLTMAHFHFSPGELYSAVAARFGQAALEPGKLISNPLDAVSLGLALMFGLLGLPHILMRFYTVPDAKEARKSVAWATGFIGYFYCIIPLVGFGASVLVGREVIAGIDKGGNMAALLLAELLGGVPFLGFIAAVAFATILAVVAGLTLAGASALSHDIYVNVVKGGKATEMEQVKVARTATIFIGVLAILLGILFKGQNVAFMVGLAFAVACSANFPALFLSITWRKMSTAGATASIIVGALLATLLIILSPTVWVDVFKNPVAVFPLKNPAIISMTASFVTAFVVSLLVPDKEAEAKFSAERIRTYLAAGAE, from the coding sequence ATGCAGACGTCTTTGGGGCAACCCACGACTTTGGGGATCACCTTTTTCATGATCTTTGTGGCTGTCTCTCTCCTGATAACGTACTGGGCGGCCAGGAGGACGAAAACGACTACGGAGTACTACGCCGCGGCGCGGAGCGTAACGGCGCTTCAGAACGGCATTGCGCTGGCGGGGGATTACATGAGCGCGGCTTCCTTCCTCGGGATCGCCGGGATGGTAGCTTTAACGGGGTTTGACGGCATGATTTACGCGGTCGGCTGGTTGGTGGGGTGGCCGGTACTGCTCTTCCTCATCGCGGAGCCGCTGCGGAACCTGGGGAAATTCACTTTCGCGGACGTGGTGGCCTACAGGCTGCGGCAGCGGCCTATCCGGATCGCCGCGGCCGTCGGCAGCATCCTCACCGTTCTTTTCTATACCATCGCCCAGATGGTGGGTGCCGGCACTCTCATCAAGCTGATGTTCGGTCTTCCTTATGAAGCCGCCATCATTATCGTCGGCGTGGTCATGCTGATGTACGTGCTCTTCGGCGGGATGCTCGCCACGACCTGGGTTCAGATCATCAAGGCGATCCTCCTGCTCGGCGGCGTCACGGTCCTGATGCTGCTGACCATGGCCCATTTCCACTTCAGCCCCGGGGAGTTGTACAGTGCCGTGGCGGCCAGGTTCGGCCAGGCGGCCCTCGAACCAGGCAAGCTGATAAGCAACCCGCTCGACGCTGTCTCCCTCGGTTTGGCGCTGATGTTCGGCCTCCTGGGCCTGCCCCACATCCTGATGCGGTTCTACACCGTTCCGGACGCCAAGGAGGCGCGGAAATCGGTGGCCTGGGCGACGGGGTTCATCGGCTACTTCTACTGCATCATCCCGCTCGTCGGCTTCGGCGCCTCGGTTCTGGTGGGGCGTGAGGTCATCGCCGGCATTGACAAGGGCGGCAATATGGCGGCGCTGCTTCTCGCGGAGTTGCTGGGCGGCGTCCCGTTCCTCGGATTTATCGCCGCGGTGGCCTTTGCCACTATCCTGGCGGTCGTCGCCGGGCTGACGCTCGCCGGCGCGTCCGCCCTGTCACACGACATCTATGTTAACGTGGTCAAGGGCGGAAAGGCCACCGAAATGGAGCAGGTCAAGGTCGCCCGGACGGCCACCATCTTTATCGGTGTCCTGGCCATCCTCCTGGGCATCCTCTTCAAGGGGCAGAACGTCGCGTTCATGGTGGGCCTGGCCTTTGCCGTCGCCTGCAGCGCGAACTTCCCGGCGCTTTTCCTGTCGATCACCTGGAGGAAGATGAGTACGGCGGGCGCGACGGCCTCCATTATCGTCGGCGCTTTGCTGGCCACCCTGCTCATCATCCTGAGCCCGACGGTCTGGGTTGATGTGTTCAAGAATCCGGTGGCCGTCTTCCCGCTGAAGAACCCGGCGATCATCTCTATGACGGCGAGCTTTGTAACGGCCTTTGTGGTCTCTCTCTTGGTGCCGGATAAGGAGGCCGAGGCGAAGTTCAGCGCCGAAAGGATCAGAACCTATCTCGCGGCGGGCGCGGAATAA
- a CDS encoding DUF485 domain-containing protein, with amino-acid sequence MAGDAKRIEDSPEFTNLVVSRWTVASILTLLVFITYYGFILLVGYSKETIARKIGDATTLGIPMAVLVIVISFVLTLVYVFWANSSYDRKVASLRQSLEEQSLEE; translated from the coding sequence ATGGCTGGGGACGCGAAGAGAATCGAGGACTCACCGGAGTTCACCAATCTGGTTGTTTCCCGGTGGACGGTGGCGAGCATCTTAACGCTGCTGGTCTTCATCACCTATTACGGATTCATTCTGCTGGTCGGCTATTCCAAGGAAACCATCGCCCGCAAGATAGGGGATGCGACCACGCTCGGTATCCCGATGGCGGTGCTGGTAATCGTGATCTCTTTTGTCCTGACTCTCGTTTATGTTTTCTGGGCCAATTCGAGCTACGACAGGAAGGTAGCGTCGTTGCGGCAGTCGCTCGAAGAGCAGTCGCTCGAAGAATAG
- a CDS encoding helix-turn-helix transcriptional regulator: MRNRLRELRQQAELRQEDLAERVGVSRQTIISIENGRYNPSLVLAHRLARVFGLTIEDVFIFAEEEDDRK; encoded by the coding sequence ATGCGGAACAGGTTGCGGGAGTTGCGGCAGCAGGCCGAATTGCGGCAGGAGGACCTGGCAGAGAGGGTCGGGGTCAGCCGGCAGACGATCATCTCCATCGAGAACGGACGGTACAACCCGTCCCTGGTGCTGGCCCACCGGCTGGCGCGGGTCTTCGGGCTGACGATCGAAGATGTCTTTATTTTCGCGGAAG